A stretch of Bacillus pseudomycoides DNA encodes these proteins:
- the parC gene encoding DNA topoisomerase IV subunit A encodes MQAEKFHDLPLEDVLGDRFARYSKYIIQDRALPDARDGLKPVQRRILYSMYVEGNVHDKPFRKSAKTVGNVIGNYHPHGDSSVYEAMVRLSQDWKVRNVLVEMHGNNGSVDGDPAAAMRYTEARLSPIASELLRDIDKETVEFVSNFDDTSEEPVVLPAMFPNLLVNGSTGISAGYATEIPPHHLGEVIDATMMRIDKPNSTVDDLLTVIKGPDFPTGGIIQGLDGIKKAYETGKGKIIIRGKAEVETIRGGKQQIVITEIPYEVNKANLVKKMDELRLDKKLDGIAEVRDETDRTGLRIVVELKKEANAEGILNYLYKNTDLQVPYNFNMVAINNRRPTLMTLPKILDAYIGHQKEVVTRRSEYELRKAENRQHIVAGLMKALSILDQVIETIRASKDKRNAKDNLSAKFGFTEAQAEAIVSLQLYRLTNTDITALEKEAKELQKKIAELQAILQSEKKLLQVIKADLKRVKKTYSDNRRAVIEEEIEEIKIDVEVMIPQEDVIVTVTKEGYVKRTGWRSHNASNGKDFGMKEGDILLGRFDTNTTETVLLFTNKGNYIYLPVYEMPDIRWKDLGQHVANIVSLDRDEELIWATVVPNFEEEKRFIVFVTRNGMIKKTELNQYKVQRYSRAFVAVNLKKDDEVVDIFVTDGTSDIVLATHGAYALVFDEEEVSPVGVRAAGVKAINLKEDDYVASGKPLNSEKDQLILVTQRGAIKRLKASEIEKSTRAKRGLVIFKELKRNPYRIVGIEIVRDDELVYMKTEKQIVEEIDPKMFRNKDRYSNGSLVLDVTDTGEVVETWTKKRTE; translated from the coding sequence ATGCAAGCAGAGAAGTTTCATGACCTCCCGCTTGAAGACGTGTTAGGTGACCGCTTTGCACGTTATAGTAAATATATTATTCAAGATCGCGCACTTCCAGATGCGCGAGATGGTTTAAAACCGGTACAACGTCGTATTTTATATTCAATGTATGTAGAAGGAAACGTACATGATAAGCCGTTTCGTAAATCGGCTAAAACAGTTGGTAACGTTATTGGTAATTACCATCCACATGGTGATTCTTCTGTATATGAGGCGATGGTGCGTTTAAGTCAAGATTGGAAAGTACGTAACGTATTAGTTGAAATGCATGGAAATAATGGTAGTGTGGATGGTGACCCAGCGGCAGCGATGCGTTATACAGAAGCTCGTTTATCGCCAATTGCCTCTGAATTGCTTCGTGATATCGATAAGGAAACAGTAGAATTCGTATCAAACTTTGATGATACGAGTGAAGAACCAGTTGTCCTGCCAGCAATGTTTCCAAACTTATTAGTAAACGGATCAACAGGAATTTCAGCTGGATATGCAACTGAAATTCCACCGCATCATCTTGGAGAAGTGATTGATGCTACAATGATGCGTATTGATAAACCTAATAGTACGGTAGATGATTTATTAACAGTAATTAAAGGACCTGATTTCCCAACAGGTGGTATTATTCAAGGGCTTGATGGAATTAAAAAAGCGTATGAAACAGGAAAAGGAAAAATCATCATTCGCGGAAAAGCAGAAGTTGAAACCATTCGTGGTGGTAAGCAACAAATTGTTATTACGGAAATTCCATATGAAGTTAACAAAGCAAACCTTGTAAAGAAAATGGATGAACTACGTCTAGATAAAAAGTTAGATGGAATTGCAGAAGTACGTGATGAGACAGATCGAACTGGTCTTCGTATTGTTGTGGAACTAAAAAAGGAAGCAAATGCAGAAGGGATTTTAAATTATTTATATAAAAATACAGATTTGCAGGTGCCATATAACTTTAATATGGTAGCTATTAATAATCGTCGTCCGACACTTATGACGTTACCAAAGATTTTAGATGCGTACATTGGGCATCAAAAAGAAGTTGTTACACGTCGTTCAGAATATGAACTTAGAAAAGCAGAAAATCGCCAGCATATTGTGGCAGGTTTAATGAAAGCATTATCGATTTTAGATCAGGTAATTGAAACCATTCGAGCATCTAAAGATAAGCGTAATGCAAAAGATAATTTAAGTGCAAAATTTGGATTTACAGAAGCACAAGCAGAAGCGATTGTATCCTTGCAATTATATCGTTTAACAAATACAGATATTACAGCATTAGAGAAAGAAGCAAAAGAACTACAAAAGAAAATTGCGGAATTACAAGCGATTTTACAAAGTGAGAAAAAGCTTCTGCAAGTAATAAAAGCAGACTTAAAGAGGGTTAAGAAAACATATAGTGATAATCGCCGTGCGGTTATTGAAGAAGAAATTGAAGAGATTAAAATTGATGTGGAAGTTATGATTCCACAGGAAGATGTCATCGTTACTGTAACGAAAGAAGGTTATGTGAAACGTACCGGTTGGCGCTCGCATAATGCATCGAACGGAAAAGACTTCGGTATGAAAGAGGGCGACATCTTACTTGGACGTTTCGATACAAATACAACAGAAACAGTTCTTTTATTCACGAATAAAGGAAACTATATTTACCTTCCTGTATATGAAATGCCAGATATTCGTTGGAAAGATTTGGGGCAGCACGTTGCAAATATCGTTTCACTTGATCGAGATGAGGAATTAATTTGGGCGACCGTTGTACCGAACTTTGAGGAAGAAAAGCGATTTATCGTATTTGTGACGCGAAATGGTATGATTAAGAAAACAGAATTAAACCAGTATAAAGTACAGCGTTATTCAAGAGCGTTTGTTGCTGTAAACTTGAAAAAAGATGATGAAGTTGTAGACATATTTGTAACAGATGGAACAAGTGATATTGTTCTTGCAACACACGGCGCATATGCACTTGTTTTTGATGAAGAAGAGGTAAGTCCAGTTGGTGTAAGAGCAGCTGGTGTAAAAGCGATTAATTTAAAAGAAGATGACTATGTTGCGTCTGGTAAGCCGTTAAATAGTGAAAAAGATCAATTGATTCTTGTCACGCAGCGAGGCGCGATTAAGCGATTGAAAGCTTCCGAGATTGAGAAATCGACAAGAGCGAAGCGTGGCCTTGTTATTTTTAAAGAGTTAAAACGTAATCCGTACCGTATTGTTGGTATTGAAATTGTTCGGGATGATGAACTTGTTTATATGAAAACAGAAAAACAGATTGTCGAAGAAATAGATCCAAAAATGTTCCGTAATAAAGATCGCTATAGTAATGGTAGTTTAGTACTAGATGTTACGGATACAGGTGAAGTGGTGGAGACGTGGACGAAGAAACGGACAGAGTGA
- a CDS encoding CoA-binding protein: protein MTIENPTRTEIGEVLKNSKTIAVVGLSNKPERTSYMVSKAMQDAGYRIIPVNPVVDEVLGEKAVSSLKDIKEHVDIVNVFRRSEFLMDVAKDFVEVDADVFWAQLGVQDEDTYTFLKGKGYTVIMDRCIKVEHAMTR, encoded by the coding sequence ATGACAATTGAAAACCCAACTCGCACGGAAATTGGTGAAGTATTAAAAAATAGTAAAACAATTGCGGTTGTTGGATTATCTAACAAACCAGAACGTACATCATATATGGTTTCAAAAGCGATGCAGGATGCAGGATATCGTATTATCCCAGTAAACCCGGTTGTAGATGAAGTGCTAGGGGAAAAAGCAGTTTCGTCATTAAAAGATATTAAGGAGCATGTTGATATCGTAAATGTATTCCGCCGTTCTGAATTTTTAATGGACGTTGCAAAAGATTTTGTAGAGGTTGATGCGGATGTTTTTTGGGCACAATTAGGAGTACAAGATGAAGATACATATACATTTTTAAAAGGGAAAGGCTATACTGTCATTATGGATCGCTGTATTAAAGTAGAACATGCGATGACGAGGTAG
- a CDS encoding anti-sigma factor — MDKDELFDEKLKKRIERGKTMLPEYVNQKINDTLHNLPVKKKSYKIQVMAVSVAITVLSIVSMFEFSVQSFAQKGGVFEYVTKKALSDYENEEETKLNVNYPEKEKIHQKMLDSIDYFKNVTGQFEEYSSSTRLITTYKYAIDTKNQRGISSKENLQSKKMTVLYNKGKKQEFNDTDYTYKEMSWKPESKSKELLKLTPTERAFNKTGEKKRYDDEYVGFAKYSVQSEFADLLIRYKDWSFKEIKYLGLDCYKIEGVINIEMPLSTSEDLRGKFEMIVEKNSGIMLNFLSFHNGMIQYSITTEKIQINKGIDENLFQKDVSSYEKLKNVLDK, encoded by the coding sequence TTGGATAAGGACGAATTGTTTGATGAAAAGTTGAAAAAGCGAATAGAACGAGGGAAGACTATGTTACCAGAGTATGTGAATCAGAAAATAAATGATACATTACATAATCTCCCGGTTAAAAAGAAATCTTATAAGATTCAAGTTATGGCTGTGAGTGTAGCAATAACGGTATTATCGATCGTTTCTATGTTTGAATTTTCTGTACAAAGCTTTGCACAGAAAGGTGGCGTATTTGAATATGTAACGAAAAAGGCACTTTCAGATTATGAAAATGAGGAAGAAACAAAACTCAACGTGAATTATCCTGAAAAAGAGAAAATTCATCAAAAAATGCTTGATTCAATTGATTATTTTAAAAATGTTACAGGACAATTTGAAGAGTACTCTAGCTCAACTCGCCTTATTACTACTTATAAGTATGCAATTGATACAAAGAATCAAAGAGGAATTTCTTCTAAAGAGAATCTTCAGTCAAAAAAAATGACAGTTTTATATAACAAAGGGAAAAAGCAAGAATTTAATGATACAGATTATACATATAAAGAAATGAGTTGGAAGCCAGAGTCTAAAAGTAAAGAGTTACTAAAATTAACGCCTACTGAAAGAGCGTTTAATAAAACGGGAGAAAAAAAACGGTATGATGATGAATACGTTGGATTCGCTAAATATAGTGTTCAATCAGAGTTTGCAGATTTGTTAATTAGATATAAAGATTGGAGCTTTAAAGAAATAAAGTATCTTGGATTAGATTGTTACAAAATAGAGGGAGTAATAAACATAGAGATGCCTTTAAGTACCTCTGAAGACTTACGAGGGAAATTCGAAATGATTGTAGAAAAAAATTCGGGGATTATGTTGAACTTTCTTAGTTTTCATAATGGAATGATCCAATATTCTATTACTACGGAAAAGATACAAATAAACAAAGGGATTGATGAAAACTTATTTCAAAAAGATGTTTCATCATATGAAAAATTGAAAAACGTATTGGATAAATAA
- a CDS encoding LCP family protein yields the protein MEKSSLSREKKNKKKYRKRTVVGIFLGILLASGVGYGAYLYNKASNAVQKAALSLARGEKSDLREETVKPITNNVSLLIMGIDENEERQKEYNGAFHTDALLLATFNKDDKTVKLTSIPRDTYTYVPIEKKKDKITHAYGKGFVKNGKDGGPQASVEAVEKLLHVPVDYFVKFNFNSFIKIVDDLGGIEIDVPIEFSEQNSKDELDAIHLKKGMQKLTGEEALALVRTRHIDSDAMRGQRQQLVIEAILTKLKSVGSVTKIGKIIDAVDGDLKTNLALDDMLSFYKYGLDASIEKIQLAGDDLYLPNGPNGERVYYYNPNIKSLSELSKTLRSHLGLSEQQVKKESEES from the coding sequence ATGGAGAAAAGTTCGCTTTCACGTGAAAAAAAGAATAAGAAAAAATATAGGAAAAGAACAGTAGTAGGAATATTCTTAGGAATCTTGTTAGCTAGTGGAGTTGGATACGGTGCATACTTATACAATAAAGCTTCAAATGCGGTGCAAAAGGCTGCTCTCAGCCTAGCACGTGGTGAGAAATCTGATTTACGTGAGGAGACTGTAAAGCCAATAACAAATAATGTTTCTCTGTTAATTATGGGCATTGATGAAAATGAGGAGCGTCAAAAAGAATATAATGGTGCATTTCATACAGATGCATTATTACTAGCTACTTTTAATAAAGATGATAAGACAGTCAAGTTAACAAGTATACCGCGTGATACGTATACATATGTTCCAATTGAAAAGAAAAAAGATAAAATAACACATGCATATGGAAAAGGTTTTGTGAAAAATGGGAAGGATGGCGGACCACAAGCTTCTGTTGAAGCCGTAGAAAAATTATTGCATGTACCAGTTGATTATTTTGTGAAATTCAATTTTAATTCCTTTATAAAAATTGTTGATGATTTAGGTGGTATTGAAATAGATGTTCCAATTGAGTTTTCTGAGCAAAATAGTAAAGATGAACTTGATGCTATCCATTTGAAAAAAGGAATGCAAAAATTAACAGGAGAAGAAGCGCTGGCTCTCGTACGAACACGTCATATTGATAGTGATGCTATGAGAGGACAGCGTCAGCAACTTGTCATTGAGGCAATCTTAACAAAATTAAAAAGTGTAGGATCTGTTACGAAAATAGGAAAGATAATTGATGCTGTGGACGGTGATTTAAAGACAAACTTAGCCTTGGATGATATGCTGTCGTTTTATAAATATGGATTAGATGCTTCAATTGAGAAAATTCAATTAGCTGGAGATGATTTATATTTGCCAAATGGGCCAAACGGTGAACGAGTATATTATTATAACCCGAATATAAAGAGTTTAAGTGAACTGAGCAAGACACTACGAAGTCATCTCGGATTAAGTGAACAACAGGTTAAAAAAGAAAGTGAAGAGAGTTAA
- a CDS encoding peptide ABC transporter substrate-binding protein produces the protein MKKKKMKKLTAVVAPVLAMSMALTACSTGGDKKTSTNSSGSDSKSGEKLAAKQVLNRTETNEIPTMDTSKSTDTLGSQILGNTMEGLYRLDKDNKPIPAAAESSTKSEDGKKYTFKLRKDAKWSNGDPVTAKDFVYAWQRLLDPKTAAEYAFIAYYIKNAEAINQGKAEVSTLGAKAVDDYTLEVELERATPYFLNLTAFVSYYPLNEKFVKEKGDKYGLESDTTVYNGPFVLTDWKHEQGWKLKKNDSYWDKKSVKLDEVNYSVVKDMATRVNLYDSGQIDFTLLSGEFVDKYRNKQGEFGTYSEPSTFYLRLNQKRANQDTPLKSKKLREAIALSINKKDLANVILNDGSKPADYLVPKGLANGPDGKDFQETFKTGLKNDTKKAAAAWEEAKKELGKDQVTLEFLNYDTSNAKKVGEYVKDQIEKNLKGVTVNIKMQPFKQKLKLESEQDYDFSYAGWNPDYADPMTYLDMFESTNSQNQMSYSNPKYDEIIKKGKTELMADAKKRWEELGKAEKLLLEEDVALVPLFQSAKSYVMKPNVKGVVKHNISPEYSFKWAYVTEEK, from the coding sequence GTGAAAAAGAAAAAAATGAAAAAACTAACAGCAGTCGTAGCACCAGTTTTAGCAATGAGTATGGCATTAACGGCATGTTCTACAGGTGGAGACAAAAAAACAAGTACGAATTCAAGCGGAAGTGACAGCAAATCAGGTGAGAAATTAGCAGCAAAGCAAGTGCTGAATCGTACAGAAACAAACGAAATTCCAACAATGGATACTTCGAAATCAACAGATACTCTTGGATCACAAATTTTAGGGAATACGATGGAAGGGTTATATCGCCTTGATAAAGATAATAAGCCAATCCCAGCTGCAGCTGAATCAAGTACGAAAAGTGAGGATGGCAAAAAATATACATTTAAACTTCGTAAAGACGCAAAATGGTCAAACGGTGACCCAGTAACAGCGAAAGATTTCGTGTATGCATGGCAACGTTTGTTAGATCCAAAGACAGCAGCTGAATATGCGTTTATTGCATATTACATTAAAAATGCAGAAGCGATTAATCAAGGAAAAGCGGAAGTATCTACACTAGGTGCAAAAGCGGTAGATGATTATACACTTGAAGTTGAGCTAGAAAGAGCAACTCCATATTTCTTAAACTTAACGGCATTTGTATCGTATTATCCACTAAATGAAAAGTTCGTAAAAGAAAAAGGAGATAAATACGGTTTAGAATCCGATACTACAGTTTATAATGGACCGTTTGTTTTAACTGATTGGAAGCATGAGCAAGGATGGAAGCTGAAGAAAAATGATAGTTATTGGGATAAAAAGAGTGTGAAGTTAGACGAAGTTAACTATAGTGTTGTAAAAGATATGGCAACTCGTGTAAATCTATATGATAGTGGTCAAATTGATTTTACGTTATTAAGTGGAGAGTTTGTTGACAAATATAGAAATAAACAAGGTGAGTTTGGAACATATTCAGAGCCAAGTACGTTCTATCTGCGCCTAAATCAGAAACGTGCTAACCAAGATACACCATTAAAGAGCAAAAAATTGCGTGAAGCGATTGCGTTGTCAATTAACAAAAAGGATTTAGCGAATGTAATCTTAAATGATGGTTCTAAACCTGCTGATTACTTAGTACCAAAAGGATTAGCAAATGGACCTGACGGCAAAGATTTCCAAGAAACATTTAAAACTGGCCTGAAAAATGACACTAAAAAAGCAGCGGCAGCTTGGGAAGAAGCGAAGAAAGAGCTTGGTAAAGATCAAGTGACACTTGAGTTCTTGAACTATGATACAAGTAATGCGAAAAAAGTTGGAGAATATGTAAAAGACCAAATTGAGAAAAACTTAAAAGGTGTAACAGTTAATATTAAAATGCAGCCGTTCAAACAAAAGCTGAAATTAGAATCTGAACAAGATTATGATTTCTCATATGCTGGCTGGAACCCAGACTATGCGGATCCAATGACATATTTAGATATGTTCGAATCAACAAATTCTCAAAACCAAATGAGCTACTCAAATCCGAAATATGATGAAATCATCAAAAAAGGAAAAACAGAGTTAATGGCAGATGCGAAGAAACGTTGGGAAGAGCTAGGAAAGGCAGAAAAACTGTTGCTTGAAGAAGATGTAGCGCTTGTACCGTTATTCCAAAGTGCTAAATCGTATGTAATGAAACCAAACGTAAAAGGTGTTGTAAAACATAACATCAGTCCAGAATACAGCTTCAAGTGGGCGTATGTAACCGAGGAAAAATAG
- a CDS encoding oxidoreductase yields the protein MKKIGVGIVGFGFSSTTFHIPLLQTIDEFDIRVIVSSKEEVVKEALPTVEVVHTIGELVKRDDIDLVVITSPNTTHFPFVKEAIIHGKHVVVEKPFVVSVEEGEELIRLAKEHNVVVSVYHNRRFDNDFLTIKKLVEEKQIGSVYTYEAHFDRFRPHVRDRWREKNLPGSGILYDLGSHLIDQALHLFGQPDAVNADIVKQRPGAETDDYFHIVLHYGIKRVILHSSSYVKHAGPHFSVHGDKGSIIKYGMDSQEEQLKAGMKPGSAGYGEDSENNFAILETEEEVKPIPTEVGCYEIYYKGVLDSIVNGTHPPVTAEEGLQVIRLIQAAIESSATGKVISL from the coding sequence ATGAAAAAAATAGGTGTAGGGATTGTAGGATTTGGGTTTTCTAGTACAACATTTCACATCCCTTTATTACAAACGATAGATGAATTTGATATTCGTGTGATAGTATCTTCAAAGGAAGAGGTAGTGAAAGAAGCACTGCCGACTGTAGAAGTGGTTCACACGATTGGAGAATTAGTAAAACGAGATGATATAGACCTTGTTGTTATTACATCACCAAATACAACACATTTTCCATTTGTAAAAGAAGCGATTATACATGGCAAACATGTCGTTGTAGAAAAGCCATTTGTTGTTTCAGTTGAAGAAGGCGAAGAACTGATTAGATTGGCGAAAGAGCATAATGTAGTGGTTAGTGTGTATCATAATCGACGATTTGATAATGACTTCTTAACAATAAAGAAATTAGTTGAGGAAAAACAAATTGGAAGTGTATATACATATGAAGCGCATTTTGATCGCTTCCGTCCTCATGTACGTGATCGCTGGCGTGAAAAGAATTTACCAGGATCAGGGATTTTATACGATTTAGGCTCACATTTAATTGACCAGGCATTACATTTATTTGGACAACCGGATGCGGTTAATGCGGATATCGTAAAGCAAAGACCTGGGGCAGAGACGGATGATTATTTCCATATTGTACTTCACTATGGAATCAAGCGTGTTATTTTACATAGTAGTAGTTATGTGAAACATGCAGGGCCTCATTTTAGTGTTCATGGGGACAAGGGTTCGATTATTAAATATGGTATGGATTCGCAAGAAGAGCAATTAAAAGCTGGTATGAAGCCAGGTAGTGCAGGATATGGAGAAGATAGTGAAAATAATTTTGCGATCTTAGAAACAGAAGAAGAAGTGAAGCCTATTCCAACAGAAGTAGGATGTTATGAAATATACTATAAAGGAGTTCTAGATAGTATAGTAAATGGTACGCACCCCCCTGTAACAGCTGAAGAAGGTTTACAAGTGATTCGATTAATCCAAGCTGCAATTGAAAGTAGTGCAACAGGCAAGGTTATTTCACTATAA
- the parE gene encoding DNA topoisomerase IV subunit B translates to MIRKGARSLAKHQFQYNEDAIQVLEGLEAVRKRPGMYIGSTDSRGLHHLVYEIVDNSVDEALAGFGDEISVVIHKDNSISVIDKGRGMPTGMHKLGKPTPEVILTVLHAGGKFGQGGYKTSGGLHGVGASVVNALSEWLVVTIKRDGNIYEQRFENGGVPVTTLEKIGKTKQSGTTMHFKPDPSIFSTTNYNYETLCERLRESAFLLKGMKITIKDERNDLEDVFHYETGIEAFVAYLNEEKDSIHPVVYFAGEQNGIEAELAFQFNDGYSENILSFVNNVRTKDGGTHEAGFKTAMTRVFNEYARKVSMLKEKDKNLEGTDIREGLAAIVSVRVPEDVLQFEGQTKGKLGTSEARSSIDAIVSEHLAYFLEENPDVATLLVKKAIKAAQAREAARKAREEARTGKKKKRSEGTLSGKLTPAQSRNPQKNELYLVEGDSAGGSAKQGRDRRFQAVLPLRGKVINTEKAKLADIFKNEEINTIIYAIGGGVGNEFSVEDINYDKVVIMTDADTDGAHIQVLLLTFFYRYMKPLIEAGKVFIALPPLYKVSKGKGKSEVIEYAWSDEELDGVTKKVGKGYMLQRYKGLGEMNADQLWETTMNPETRTLIRVKIDDAARAERRVTTLMGDKVEPRRKWIERNVQFGMQEEGNILENEMIMETEVE, encoded by the coding sequence ATGATTAGGAAAGGGGCAAGGAGTTTGGCAAAGCATCAGTTTCAATATAATGAAGATGCCATTCAAGTGCTTGAAGGTCTTGAAGCCGTTCGAAAACGACCGGGTATGTATATCGGGAGCACGGATAGCCGTGGATTGCATCATTTAGTATACGAAATAGTAGATAACTCCGTTGATGAAGCATTAGCGGGGTTTGGCGATGAAATTTCTGTCGTAATACATAAAGATAATAGTATTAGTGTAATTGATAAAGGGCGCGGAATGCCTACGGGAATGCATAAACTTGGAAAGCCTACACCTGAAGTGATTTTAACTGTACTTCATGCGGGTGGGAAGTTTGGACAAGGAGGCTATAAAACAAGTGGTGGTTTACACGGTGTTGGTGCATCAGTTGTAAATGCTTTATCAGAATGGCTCGTTGTAACGATTAAACGTGATGGAAATATATATGAACAACGTTTTGAAAATGGTGGTGTGCCTGTAACAACACTAGAGAAAATCGGAAAAACGAAACAATCTGGAACGACGATGCATTTTAAACCAGATCCATCTATTTTCAGTACAACAAATTATAATTATGAAACGTTATGTGAGAGATTGCGTGAATCTGCCTTTCTGTTAAAAGGCATGAAAATCACTATAAAAGACGAACGAAATGATTTAGAAGATGTTTTTCATTATGAAACAGGAATTGAAGCATTCGTTGCTTATTTAAACGAAGAAAAGGACTCTATCCATCCAGTTGTATACTTTGCTGGTGAACAAAATGGAATTGAAGCAGAACTTGCATTCCAATTTAACGATGGCTATTCAGAAAACATTCTTTCATTTGTAAACAATGTACGTACGAAAGACGGTGGGACACATGAAGCTGGATTTAAAACAGCAATGACACGTGTTTTTAATGAATATGCCCGTAAAGTCTCAATGTTAAAAGAAAAAGATAAAAATTTAGAAGGTACAGATATTCGCGAAGGATTAGCAGCAATTGTTTCTGTACGTGTACCAGAGGATGTACTACAATTTGAAGGTCAAACAAAAGGGAAGCTTGGAACAAGTGAAGCCCGTTCATCTATAGATGCGATTGTGTCCGAACACTTAGCATACTTTTTAGAAGAAAATCCAGATGTAGCAACACTTCTTGTGAAAAAAGCAATTAAAGCAGCACAAGCACGTGAAGCAGCGCGTAAAGCTAGGGAAGAAGCGCGTACTGGTAAGAAGAAAAAACGTTCAGAAGGGACATTGAGTGGGAAGTTAACACCTGCGCAATCACGTAACCCACAGAAGAACGAACTATATTTAGTGGAGGGTGATTCTGCTGGTGGTTCTGCAAAGCAAGGACGCGATCGCCGTTTCCAGGCAGTTTTACCACTCAGAGGTAAAGTAATTAACACGGAAAAAGCAAAGCTTGCTGATATTTTCAAGAATGAAGAGATTAATACCATTATTTATGCAATCGGCGGTGGTGTTGGAAACGAATTTTCTGTCGAGGATATTAACTATGATAAAGTTGTAATTATGACCGATGCTGATACAGATGGCGCACATATTCAAGTGTTACTACTTACATTCTTCTACCGTTATATGAAGCCGTTAATTGAAGCAGGTAAAGTATTCATTGCTCTTCCACCTTTATATAAAGTAAGTAAAGGAAAAGGGAAAAGTGAAGTAATTGAATATGCATGGTCAGATGAAGAGTTAGATGGTGTGACGAAAAAAGTCGGTAAAGGATATATGTTGCAGCGCTATAAAGGTCTAGGCGAAATGAACGCGGATCAGTTATGGGAAACAACAATGAATCCAGAGACGCGTACGCTAATTCGCGTGAAAATCGATGATGCGGCAAGAGCGGAACGACGTGTTACAACATTGATGGGTGATAAAGTAGAGCCTCGCCGTAAGTGGATCGAGCGAAATGTGCAATTTGGTATGCAAGAAGAAGGAAATATTTTAGAAAATGAAATGATTATGGAGACGGAGGTGGAATAA
- a CDS encoding RNA polymerase sigma factor, giving the protein MKVIPVYKMMVKEESDVSLAKKGDHEAFVSLIHTNKAQLYRIAKAMLYDENDVEDAIQTTILKAYENIKKLKKEEFFRTWCIRILINQCNEMIRSRKKIIAIEGNNDYMIAFDSYEDIDLHNAIQSLNEELKAVTVLYYYEDMNQENIAALLEIPKGTVKSRLSRAREQLQKKLQME; this is encoded by the coding sequence GTGAAAGTAATACCTGTATATAAAATGATGGTAAAGGAAGAGAGTGATGTTTCTTTAGCTAAAAAAGGTGATCATGAAGCATTCGTCTCTTTAATACATACAAATAAAGCTCAACTTTATCGTATAGCCAAAGCAATGCTATATGATGAAAATGACGTAGAAGATGCGATACAAACAACGATTTTAAAAGCTTATGAAAATATAAAAAAGCTTAAAAAGGAAGAGTTTTTCCGAACATGGTGCATTCGAATCTTGATTAATCAGTGTAATGAAATGATAAGATCACGAAAAAAGATAATTGCAATAGAAGGAAATAATGATTACATGATAGCATTTGATTCCTATGAAGATATAGACCTTCATAATGCAATTCAGTCTTTAAATGAAGAATTAAAAGCTGTAACAGTACTTTACTATTATGAAGATATGAATCAAGAAAATATTGCAGCGTTATTAGAAATACCAAAAGGTACAGTTAAATCAAGGTTGTCACGGGCGAGAGAACAACTGCAGAAGAAATTACAAATGGAATAG